From Thermodesulfovibrionia bacterium, a single genomic window includes:
- a CDS encoding acyltransferase, translating into MLKKLPSPIKGMLNYSLLGMNTILHSIPLLGIAGLKLLPVQQWQTLCSHGLIRISENWISINSTILDLTHDTCYHVQGLESLQYEGWYMVISNHQSWADILVLQKTFNKKIPFLKFFLKKELIWVPVIGLCWWALDFPFMQRYSKEFLAKHPELKGKDLEITKRACEKFRHTPVSIMNFLEGTRYTKAKHDKQQSPFTHLLKPKSGGMAYAVNVMADEIDTLVDVTIFYPGEHRKELSFWDFMSGSCTDVHVHIRTLQIPAEMKVGDYENDPVFRKQFQEWIHEIWLEKDGILEEMAKAE; encoded by the coding sequence ATGCTCAAGAAACTCCCCTCCCCCATCAAGGGCATGTTGAACTACAGCCTACTGGGAATGAACACCATCTTGCATAGCATTCCTCTCCTTGGTATTGCCGGACTGAAGCTGCTTCCGGTGCAGCAGTGGCAAACTTTATGCTCACACGGGCTGATCCGGATTTCCGAGAACTGGATTTCAATCAACAGCACAATTCTTGATTTGACTCATGATACCTGTTACCACGTTCAGGGCCTCGAAAGCCTGCAATATGAAGGTTGGTACATGGTCATCTCCAACCATCAGTCATGGGCCGATATTCTTGTGCTGCAAAAAACATTCAATAAAAAAATACCATTTCTTAAGTTTTTCCTGAAAAAAGAATTGATCTGGGTCCCGGTAATTGGCTTGTGCTGGTGGGCGCTGGATTTTCCGTTCATGCAGCGCTACTCGAAAGAGTTCTTAGCCAAACACCCCGAACTTAAAGGCAAAGATCTTGAGATCACCAAGCGAGCTTGCGAGAAGTTTCGCCACACGCCTGTATCCATCATGAATTTTCTGGAGGGTACGCGATACACCAAAGCCAAGCACGACAAACAACAGTCACCGTTTACACATTTACTCAAGCCTAAATCCGGCGGCATGGCATATGCCGTGAACGTCATGGCCGATGAAATCGATACATTAGTCGATGTCACCATCTTCTACCCCGGCGAACATCGCAAAGAGCTTTCTTTCTGGGACTTCATGTCAGGTTCTTGTACAGATGTGCATGTACATATCCGAACACTCCAGATTCCAGCTGAAATGAAGGTTGGTGATTATGAGAATGATCCTGTCTTCCGAAAACAGTTTCAGGAGTGGATTCATGAAATCTGGCTGGAAAAGGATGGCATCCTTGAAGAGATGGCGAAGGCAGAATAG